The Thalassotalea nanhaiensis genome has a window encoding:
- a CDS encoding alpha/beta hydrolase gives MKFRLFILLLISTGQMVGAKEESSFEIPRSSITNIKDPDSGRVYPLFIKLPRSYSYNSEKSYPVIYLTDALYSFQIVSGATRFPMNTGKMQEAIIVGISYSKGSGGHASRVRDYTHIEDRSWKYQTGKAKEHISFIEKSVFSFIEKNYRVNESRTFVGNSLGGLLGAYILFTKPDMFNNYILGSPSVWFKDHDILKIKTKPNVNKHKVFIAVGANETLELDSPKYDMVEGSKKLELKLSGELFPNTKVKLLTIQDANHETAFPTTAIQGLYWLFKES, from the coding sequence GTGAAGTTTCGACTGTTTATATTACTGTTAATTAGTACTGGCCAGATGGTCGGTGCTAAAGAGGAGAGTTCTTTTGAAATACCTCGAAGCAGTATCACCAATATTAAAGATCCTGACTCTGGGAGAGTTTACCCTCTTTTTATAAAACTACCTCGTTCTTATAGTTACAATAGCGAAAAATCATATCCCGTTATCTACTTAACTGATGCTTTATATAGTTTTCAAATCGTATCTGGAGCCACTCGATTTCCAATGAATACGGGCAAAATGCAAGAAGCAATAATTGTAGGTATATCATACTCAAAGGGTTCAGGTGGGCATGCAAGTCGAGTTCGTGATTATACTCACATTGAAGACCGAAGCTGGAAGTATCAAACCGGAAAAGCAAAAGAGCATATTAGTTTTATTGAAAAATCAGTTTTCTCTTTCATTGAAAAAAACTACAGAGTAAATGAGTCTAGGACTTTTGTAGGCAATTCACTGGGTGGGCTACTTGGCGCATACATATTGTTTACTAAACCTGATATGTTTAATAACTATATCTTAGGTAGTCCATCGGTGTGGTTTAAAGATCATGACATCCTTAAAATTAAAACAAAACCTAATGTTAATAAACATAAGGTTTTTATTGCTGTTGGAGCTAATGAAACGCTTGAACTAGATTCACCAAAATACGATATGGTAGAAGGTTCAAAGAAACTTGAATTAAAGTTATCGGGTGAGCTATTCCCTAATACAAAAGTAAAATTATTGACTATTCAAGACGCAAACCATGAAACTGCGTTTCCAACAACTGCAATTCAGGGTTTGTATTGGCTGTTTAAAGAATCGTGA